The Proteus vulgaris genome has a segment encoding these proteins:
- the ubiE_1 gene encoding ubiquinone/menaquinone biosynthesis methyltransferase: MTQQTKETTDFGFQTVDKDDKQTMVARVFHSVASKYDLMNDLMSFGVHRIWKRYTIEASGVRRNQRVLDLAGGTGDLTAKFSRLVGENGEVVLADINDSMLKMGREKLRDHGIVGNVNYVQANAEELPFPDNHFDCITISFGLRNVTDKAKALRSMFRVLKPGGRLLVLEFSKPVLEPLSKIYDAYSFHILPKIGQVIVNDAESYRYLTESIRMHPDQETLKGMMEEAGFDQVTYTNMTGGIVALHKGFKF; this comes from the coding sequence ATGACTCAACAAACTAAGGAAACAACAGATTTTGGTTTCCAAACCGTTGACAAAGATGATAAACAAACCATGGTTGCAAGGGTTTTTCACTCTGTCGCGTCTAAATATGATTTAATGAATGACTTGATGTCTTTCGGCGTTCATCGTATCTGGAAACGTTATACCATTGAAGCTAGTGGTGTAAGACGTAACCAACGTGTTCTTGATCTTGCAGGAGGCACTGGAGATTTAACAGCTAAATTTTCTCGTTTAGTGGGCGAGAATGGGGAAGTTGTTTTAGCCGATATCAATGATTCAATGCTGAAAATGGGACGTGAAAAGCTACGTGATCACGGTATTGTGGGTAATGTTAACTATGTACAGGCGAATGCTGAAGAGTTACCTTTCCCTGACAACCATTTTGATTGCATTACTATCTCCTTTGGTTTACGTAATGTGACCGATAAAGCAAAAGCTTTACGTTCAATGTTTCGTGTATTAAAGCCAGGTGGACGTCTATTGGTGCTTGAATTCTCTAAACCTGTTTTGGAGCCTTTAAGCAAGATTTATGATGCTTATTCTTTCCATATCTTACCCAAAATTGGTCAAGTCATTGTGAATGATGCTGAAAGTTACCGTTATTTAACGGAGTCAATTCGTATGCATCCAGACCAAGAAACCTTAAAAGGTATGATGGAAGAAGCCGGATTTGACCAAGTAACCTATACCAATATGACTGGCGGTATAGTTGCCCTACATAAAGGATTTAAATTCTGA
- the fre gene encoding FMN reductase translates to MAILNCKVSLVEPMTDTVYRVRLLPDGEFDFQAGQYLLAVMDERDKRPFSIASIPENKDFIELHIGASELNLYAMAVLDVILEKQQLTIDVPHGNAWFRKESQRPLLLIAGGTGFSYTHSILLAALAENPQRPITIYWGGRERIHLYDLNELQELSELHPSLTIVPVVEQPDETWRGRKGTVLTAISEDFGDLSEYDIYIAGRFEMAKIARDRFCNERNADKTRLFSDAFEFI, encoded by the coding sequence ATGGCAATACTGAATTGTAAAGTCTCACTTGTTGAGCCGATGACAGATACGGTTTATCGGGTAAGATTATTACCTGATGGTGAATTTGATTTTCAGGCTGGGCAATATCTTTTAGCCGTTATGGATGAGCGTGATAAACGTCCTTTTTCTATAGCATCTATACCTGAAAATAAAGACTTTATTGAACTTCATATTGGTGCGTCTGAACTCAATCTTTATGCAATGGCTGTGCTTGATGTGATATTAGAGAAACAACAACTCACGATTGATGTTCCTCACGGAAATGCATGGTTTAGAAAAGAGAGCCAACGTCCGCTGTTATTAATTGCAGGAGGGACGGGATTCTCTTATACCCATTCTATTTTATTGGCGGCATTAGCTGAAAATCCACAGAGACCTATTACAATTTATTGGGGGGGAAGAGAGCGCATTCATCTCTATGATCTTAATGAATTACAAGAATTATCAGAGTTGCATCCTTCTTTAACGATTGTTCCTGTGGTTGAACAACCAGATGAGACTTGGCGAGGCAGAAAAGGGACTGTATTAACTGCAATAAGTGAAGATTTCGGTGATTTATCAGAATATGATATTTACATTGCAGGGCGTTTTGAAATGGCCAAAATAGCCAGAGATCGTTTTTGTAATGAGCGTAATGCGGATAAAACACGTCTATTTAGTGATGCTTTTGAATTTATCTGA
- the ubiD_1 gene encoding 3-octaprenyl-4-hydroxybenzoate decarboxylase — translation MMKYRDLRDFLSLLEKKGELKRITVEIDPYLEMTEIADRTLRAGGPALLFENPKGFDMPVLCNLFGTPERVAMGMGQDDVKALHEVGKLLAFLKEPDPPKGFRDLFDKLPKFKQVLNMPTKRLSKAPCQEVVLTGDDVDLTKIPVMHCWPEDAAPLITWGLTVTRGPLKERQKPRHLSSASAG, via the coding sequence ATGATGAAATACCGCGATTTAAGAGATTTCCTTTCATTATTAGAAAAAAAAGGTGAATTAAAACGTATCACCGTTGAAATAGATCCCTACCTTGAAATGACCGAAATAGCGGACAGAACTTTACGTGCCGGTGGGCCTGCACTGTTGTTTGAAAATCCAAAAGGATTTGATATGCCAGTGCTTTGTAACTTATTTGGTACACCAGAGCGTGTCGCAATGGGAATGGGGCAAGATGATGTTAAAGCCCTACACGAGGTTGGAAAGCTATTAGCTTTTCTAAAAGAGCCTGATCCTCCGAAAGGTTTTCGTGATCTCTTTGATAAGTTACCTAAATTTAAGCAAGTTTTAAATATGCCAACAAAACGCTTGAGCAAAGCCCCTTGTCAGGAGGTGGTTTTAACAGGTGATGACGTTGATTTAACGAAGATCCCTGTTATGCATTGTTGGCCTGAAGATGCGGCGCCTTTGATTACTTGGGGATTAACGGTGACTCGCGGTCCATTGAAAGAGCGCCAAAAACCTAGGCATTTATCGTCAGCAAGTGCTGGGTAA
- the tatC gene encoding twin-arginine protein translocation system subunit TatC, with translation MAVNDTQPLISHLIELRKRLMYSLVSVLVVFLGLVYFSNDIYQLVSAPLLDKLPQGSNMSATDVASTFLTPIKLTIMVSVFASVPVILYQVWAFIAPALYKHERRLMLPLLVSSTVLFYLGMAFAYFVVFPLAFGFFVNTTPEGVNFIPDISKYLSFVMTLFMAFGAAFEVPIAIILLCWSGVTTPDALKKKRPYILVGAFVVGMVLTPPDVFSQTLLAIPMYLLFEIGVILSRFYVGNGRRKTTEEEAEEAEAEAETEQQK, from the coding sequence ATGGCAGTAAACGATACCCAACCGCTGATCAGCCATTTAATAGAACTACGCAAGCGTTTGATGTATAGCTTAGTTTCTGTTCTAGTGGTTTTTTTAGGGCTGGTTTATTTTTCTAACGATATCTATCAATTAGTCTCGGCTCCATTACTTGATAAGTTGCCACAAGGGTCAAATATGAGTGCGACAGATGTTGCCTCTACCTTTTTGACTCCGATTAAATTGACAATTATGGTATCCGTTTTTGCTTCTGTACCTGTTATTCTTTATCAGGTATGGGCTTTTATCGCACCAGCATTGTATAAACATGAACGTCGCCTAATGTTACCGTTGCTTGTTTCAAGTACGGTATTATTTTATCTTGGTATGGCGTTTGCTTATTTTGTTGTGTTCCCTCTTGCATTTGGCTTCTTTGTTAATACAACCCCTGAAGGGGTTAACTTTATTCCAGATATCAGTAAATATCTCAGTTTTGTCATGACGCTCTTTATGGCGTTTGGTGCGGCTTTTGAAGTACCTATTGCGATTATTTTACTGTGCTGGAGTGGTGTAACGACACCTGATGCTTTAAAGAAAAAACGTCCTTATATTCTTGTGGGTGCCTTTGTCGTAGGTATGGTATTGACACCTCCAGATGTTTTCTCTCAAACCTTACTAGCGATACCTATGTACTTGCTATTTGAAATCGGTGTCATACTATCGCGTTTTTATGTGGGTAACGGCCGAAGAAAAACAACAGAAGAAGAAGCTGAGGAAGCAGAGGCGGAAGCGGAAACAGAACAGCAAAAATAG
- the ubiB_2 gene encoding putative ubiquinone biosynthesis protein UbiB: protein MAVVYDQKEVIREYEKTLLDELNLLREAANAIQLRRNFENSSMLYIPEVYSDYCHENVMVMERIYGIPVSDIEALNAQNTNMKLLAERGVKVFFTQVFRDSFFHADMHPGNVFISYDHPENPYYIGIDCGIVGSLNKEDKRYLAENFLAFFNRDYRKVAELHVDSGWVPADTNVEDFEFAIRTVCEPIFEKPLSEISFGHVLLNLFNTARRFNMEVQPQLVLLQKTLLYVEGLGRQLYPQLDLWKTAKPFLEDWLHSQIGITALMNGIKSKAPYWIEKMPEIPELVYDSLKQHKNMKLTLDKLTEQISSQRVKQRQSLFLLGIGTTLFLCGSLFFVSGFKTLFSVFIGLGLLAWILGWFRSGNAQ from the coding sequence ATGGCCGTCGTTTACGACCAAAAAGAAGTGATCCGAGAATACGAAAAAACACTGCTGGATGAGCTAAATTTACTGCGTGAAGCGGCCAACGCTATTCAACTACGTCGTAATTTTGAAAATAGCTCTATGCTGTATATCCCTGAAGTGTATTCAGATTATTGCCATGAAAATGTGATGGTGATGGAGCGTATTTATGGTATTCCTGTTTCAGATATTGAAGCATTAAATGCACAAAATACCAATATGAAGTTGCTAGCTGAGCGCGGAGTGAAAGTCTTTTTTACTCAAGTGTTTAGAGACAGTTTTTTCCATGCGGATATGCATCCTGGCAATGTGTTTATTAGCTATGATCACCCTGAAAATCCTTACTATATTGGTATTGATTGTGGCATCGTCGGTTCATTAAATAAAGAAGATAAACGCTATTTAGCAGAGAATTTTTTGGCTTTCTTTAATCGTGATTACCGAAAAGTAGCTGAATTGCATGTCGATTCTGGCTGGGTGCCGGCAGATACTAATGTTGAAGATTTTGAATTTGCTATTCGCACTGTATGCGAGCCGATTTTTGAAAAGCCACTTTCTGAGATCTCATTTGGTCATGTACTGCTTAATCTGTTCAATACCGCACGTCGTTTTAATATGGAAGTGCAACCACAATTAGTTTTGCTTCAAAAAACCTTACTTTATGTTGAAGGGCTTGGGCGACAACTGTATCCGCAATTGGATTTATGGAAAACAGCAAAACCTTTCTTAGAAGATTGGTTGCATAGTCAAATTGGTATTACAGCGTTAATGAATGGCATAAAGAGTAAGGCTCCTTACTGGATTGAAAAAATGCCAGAGATACCAGAGCTGGTTTATGATAGTCTGAAACAACATAAAAATATGAAGTTAACACTAGACAAATTGACGGAACAAATAAGTTCGCAAAGAGTCAAACAGAGACAGTCTCTATTTTTATTGGGTATAGGGACAACACTGTTTTTATGCGGTAGCCTGTTTTTTGTTTCTGGTTTTAAAACATTATTCAGTGTTTTTATCGGTTTAGGTCTTCTTGCATGGATTTTAGGTTGGTTTAGATCGGGTAATGCACAATAA
- the ubiB_1 gene encoding putative ubiquinone biosynthesis protein UbiB produces the protein MLLSELKRLYHIIQVFLSYGLDELIPKHRITLPARLGCRALFWIKNKHPEKPLGERLRLALQTLGPVWIKLGQMLSTRRDLFPPQIADQLALLQDKVAPFDGKKARQYIENSFGGPIDQWFDDFDETPLASASIAQVHTAKLKENGKEVVLKVIRPDIQPVIKADIRLMYRLANLLPFLPDGRRLRPKRSDPRIRKNTAG, from the coding sequence ATGCTCCTTAGTGAGTTAAAGCGCCTCTATCATATTATTCAGGTATTTTTATCTTATGGGCTTGATGAATTAATTCCTAAACATCGAATTACTTTACCCGCAAGATTAGGATGCCGAGCACTCTTTTGGATCAAAAATAAACATCCAGAAAAACCATTAGGTGAACGCTTACGACTCGCATTGCAAACATTAGGGCCAGTATGGATTAAATTAGGCCAAATGTTATCAACTCGACGTGACCTTTTTCCTCCTCAAATTGCTGATCAACTTGCACTATTGCAAGATAAAGTTGCTCCTTTTGATGGTAAAAAAGCAAGACAATATATCGAAAATTCATTCGGTGGTCCCATCGACCAATGGTTTGATGATTTTGATGAAACGCCACTGGCTTCAGCGTCTATTGCTCAGGTTCATACCGCGAAATTAAAAGAAAACGGCAAAGAAGTTGTACTGAAAGTTATTCGCCCCGATATTCAGCCGGTGATCAAAGCAGATATCCGTTTGATGTACCGCTTGGCAAATTTATTACCTTTTTTACCTGATGGCCGTCGTTTACGACCAAAAAGAAGTGATCCGAGAATACGAAAAAACACTGCTGGATGA
- the tatA gene encoding sec-independent protein translocase has protein sequence MGGISIWQLLIIAVIVVLLFGTNKLRTLGSDLGASVKGFKKAIGDEAADKDTNNAEKTNNDADFDTKNLAQKTSTEEKSTTESKNKEQV, from the coding sequence ATGGGCGGTATTAGCATTTGGCAATTACTCATCATCGCTGTCATCGTTGTCTTATTATTTGGTACAAATAAACTGCGCACATTGGGCTCAGATTTAGGTGCTTCAGTAAAAGGTTTCAAAAAAGCGATTGGTGATGAAGCAGCAGATAAAGACACCAACAATGCTGAAAAAACAAATAATGACGCAGATTTTGATACTAAAAATTTAGCGCAGAAGACTTCAACAGAAGAGAAGTCTACAACTGAGAGCAAAAACAAAGAGCAGGTATAA
- a CDS encoding Protein tyrosine/serine phosphatase — protein sequence MTDILQTHPSVLPLVGGINFRDLGGKKLSNGGVIKPGRLFRSGSLDRLTHTDQSLLIDRHLFQIIDYRDSGEIVDKPDRVWEGAQYYHAPANPLSKEVSANLEKLTPEILEQFDAKAFMFQLYKLLPINNPAYKQLATLLKQPEKGGIVQHCAVGKDRTGVGSALVLFALGASLDMVMEDYLLTNETLAPYRAYLLEEHAKTMSDNIVDKFAYVYSVQEEFLQTALASINENYGNVDIWLEKDIGLDASSRDALQSYFLE from the coding sequence ATGACTGATATCTTACAAACACATCCTTCGGTGTTGCCTTTAGTCGGCGGGATTAATTTTCGTGATTTAGGTGGGAAAAAACTGAGTAACGGTGGTGTTATTAAACCCGGCAGGCTTTTTCGTTCTGGCTCACTGGATAGGCTAACCCATACGGATCAGTCTCTTCTCATCGATAGACATCTTTTTCAAATCATTGATTATCGCGATAGTGGCGAAATCGTTGATAAACCAGACAGAGTCTGGGAAGGTGCACAATATTATCACGCTCCTGCAAATCCATTATCAAAAGAGGTTTCCGCTAATCTTGAAAAGCTGACACCTGAAATACTAGAACAATTTGATGCTAAAGCATTTATGTTTCAGTTATATAAGTTATTGCCTATCAATAACCCCGCTTATAAACAATTGGCAACATTACTAAAGCAACCTGAAAAAGGGGGAATAGTACAACACTGCGCAGTAGGTAAAGACAGAACTGGTGTTGGTTCTGCTTTAGTATTATTTGCATTAGGTGCATCTTTAGATATGGTGATGGAAGATTACCTACTTACTAATGAAACATTAGCGCCTTATCGTGCTTATCTTTTAGAAGAACATGCCAAAACAATGAGTGATAATATTGTAGACAAATTTGCTTATGTGTATTCAGTACAAGAAGAGTTCCTGCAAACGGCATTAGCTAGTATTAATGAGAATTACGGTAATGTGGATATTTGGCTAGAGAAAGATATTGGTCTAGATGCATCTAGCCGAGATGCCTTACAAAGTTATTTTCTTGAATAA
- the rfaH gene encoding transcriptional activator RfaH, with translation MLYCKRGQIPRAIEHLERQQVSCFTPMVTIEKVLRGKRTTVTEPLFPNYLFIEFDPEVIHTTTINSTRGVNSFVRFGQYPVTVPQDVIDTLQIPQLSSMTYSEENVPHSGDSVLITEGIFQGIQAIYQEPDGEARSILLLNILNSEVKKSVSNKEFKKEPF, from the coding sequence TTGCTGTATTGTAAACGGGGGCAAATCCCTCGTGCTATCGAACACTTAGAACGTCAGCAAGTGAGCTGTTTCACACCTATGGTAACAATAGAAAAGGTATTAAGAGGAAAACGTACAACCGTAACAGAACCTCTTTTCCCTAATTACCTTTTTATCGAGTTTGATCCTGAGGTTATTCATACCACCACTATTAATTCAACGCGTGGCGTCAACTCATTTGTACGATTTGGGCAATATCCTGTCACAGTCCCTCAAGATGTGATTGATACATTACAAATACCTCAACTTTCATCGATGACATATAGCGAAGAAAATGTACCTCATAGCGGAGATAGTGTTTTGATTACAGAAGGTATTTTTCAAGGGATACAAGCAATATATCAGGAGCCTGATGGTGAGGCTCGCTCAATTTTGCTTTTAAACATATTAAACAGCGAAGTAAAAAAATCAGTCAGTAATAAAGAATTTAAAAAAGAGCCATTCTAG
- the rumC gene encoding DNA recombination protein translates to MDIQLLYGIIGLLGGVLVGGGLVWWSIQQRLSDKEAMLRENHTQLAVAQEKTVIIPSLQKHIEQLEQELRAQREIITSQEAELREVTTRWEESRISAEEKQRLLINSEQRLATQFENLAHRIFEQSGRKAEELNRQGLTHLLSPFREQLESFRRQVQEGFGQEARERHTLVHEIRQLQQLNVKMAQEAVNLTNALKGDNKVQGNWGETVLARILESSGLREGHEFETQVNIRHENGGRYQPDVIVHLPHGRDVIIDAKMSLVAYEKYFSSHDENERKQALYAHVNSIRTHIKGLSVKDYHKLPGVTSLDYVLMFIPIEPAYLVAIGHSPDLLEEALKNNIMLVGPSTLLVALRTIAALWRYEYQSQNAQEIADRAAKMYDKLRLFVDDMQGLGNSIQKAQSGYLLAMKKTV, encoded by the coding sequence GTGGATATTCAGTTGTTATATGGGATCATTGGCTTATTAGGCGGTGTGCTTGTTGGGGGAGGGCTAGTTTGGTGGTCTATTCAACAACGTTTATCCGATAAAGAAGCCATGCTACGTGAAAATCACACACAGCTTGCTGTCGCCCAAGAAAAAACGGTGATTATCCCTTCTTTACAAAAGCATATAGAGCAACTTGAACAAGAGTTACGTGCTCAGCGAGAAATTATTACTTCACAAGAAGCTGAATTAAGAGAAGTGACAACGCGTTGGGAAGAAAGCCGAATATCTGCAGAAGAAAAACAACGGTTATTAATTAATAGTGAGCAACGGCTTGCAACGCAGTTTGAGAACTTAGCTCATCGTATTTTTGAACAAAGTGGGCGTAAAGCAGAAGAGTTAAATCGGCAAGGGTTAACGCATTTACTGTCACCTTTTCGTGAACAATTGGAAAGTTTTCGACGCCAGGTTCAAGAGGGGTTTGGGCAAGAAGCCCGTGAGAGACATACCTTAGTTCATGAGATCCGTCAGCTTCAACAATTAAATGTAAAAATGGCGCAAGAAGCAGTTAACTTAACAAATGCCTTAAAAGGGGACAATAAAGTCCAAGGTAACTGGGGTGAAACAGTATTAGCGCGTATATTAGAATCTTCAGGATTACGTGAAGGTCATGAATTTGAAACCCAGGTAAACATTCGCCATGAAAATGGTGGTCGTTATCAACCTGATGTCATAGTGCATCTCCCTCATGGTAGGGATGTTATTATCGACGCTAAAATGTCGCTAGTGGCATATGAAAAGTATTTTAGTAGTCATGATGAAAACGAACGTAAGCAAGCGCTTTATGCTCATGTGAACTCAATTAGAACGCATATTAAAGGATTGAGTGTAAAAGATTATCATAAGCTACCGGGTGTCACGTCTTTAGATTATGTTTTAATGTTTATCCCTATAGAGCCGGCTTATCTTGTTGCTATTGGTCATTCTCCTGACTTGTTAGAAGAAGCATTAAAAAACAATATAATGTTAGTTGGGCCATCTACTTTACTCGTTGCTTTGCGTACAATAGCCGCATTGTGGCGATATGAATACCAAAGCCAAAATGCGCAAGAAATTGCAGACAGAGCGGCTAAAATGTATGACAAATTAAGACTTTTCGTTGATGATATGCAAGGGCTAGGAAACAGTATTCAAAAAGCGCAGTCTGGCTATCTATTGGCGATGAAAAAAACTGTCTGA
- the pepE gene encoding peptidase E has product MEVFLLSNGKIAGDPRWLSYAKDNIDSMIKKRGIRSAVLIAYAVIRSDHDQRARDLSEVLGIEVTCIEHFDSEVDAINNAECILVSGGNTWLLNQMLHEKGLVVPIQRAVRERNIPYIGWSAGCNVATPTIRTTNDMPVRSSVIMPSLGLFPVQINPHYIDASISGHMGETRDERIAEFCAINPDEIVVAIREGSYLYIQGEELRYYSAKNEGFKIFQHGKTFPEQFDTTLLSEWVPFRCL; this is encoded by the coding sequence ATGGAAGTTTTTTTATTAAGTAACGGAAAAATTGCCGGGGATCCACGTTGGTTAAGCTATGCAAAAGATAATATCGATAGCATGATCAAAAAACGAGGTATTCGTTCTGCAGTATTAATTGCCTATGCTGTTATTCGTTCCGATCATGATCAACGTGCTCGTGATTTATCAGAAGTGTTAGGCATTGAAGTTACATGTATTGAACATTTTGATTCAGAAGTTGATGCAATCAATAATGCGGAATGTATTTTAGTTAGCGGCGGTAATACATGGTTATTAAACCAAATGTTGCATGAAAAAGGATTAGTTGTTCCAATTCAACGTGCAGTGCGTGAGCGTAATATTCCTTATATTGGTTGGAGTGCTGGCTGTAACGTTGCAACGCCAACAATTCGAACAACTAATGATATGCCAGTACGTTCCTCTGTAATTATGCCGTCACTCGGCTTGTTCCCTGTTCAAATTAACCCACATTACATTGATGCATCCATTAGTGGTCATATGGGTGAAACACGCGATGAGCGTATTGCTGAGTTCTGTGCAATCAACCCCGATGAGATTGTTGTGGCTATTCGTGAAGGGAGCTACTTATATATTCAAGGTGAAGAATTACGTTATTACAGCGCGAAAAATGAAGGTTTTAAAATCTTCCAACATGGAAAAACATTCCCTGAACAGTTTGATACTACATTACTTTCAGAATGGGTTCCATTCCGTTGTTTATAA
- the yabI_1 gene encoding DedA-family membrane protein, translating to MTVQDIIHTITLFVKQHEIWAIPIVFFLAFGESLAFISLLIPATVILLGLGALIGESGLFFWPIWLAAALGAFFGDWVSYWVGFHYKDGVRNLWPISRSPQTLVRGHQFFNRWGIWGVFIGRFFGPFRAIVPLVAGICAMPQRYFQIANLTSAMIWAFGILAPGAFGLQWLAKWIG from the coding sequence TTGACAGTACAAGACATTATTCATACCATCACGCTCTTTGTAAAACAGCATGAAATCTGGGCTATCCCGATCGTGTTCTTTCTTGCTTTTGGTGAATCACTCGCTTTTATCTCTTTGTTGATCCCGGCAACTGTTATTTTATTGGGATTAGGGGCCTTGATAGGTGAAAGCGGTTTATTTTTCTGGCCTATTTGGCTTGCTGCGGCGTTAGGTGCGTTCTTTGGTGATTGGGTATCCTACTGGGTCGGATTTCATTACAAAGATGGCGTGAGAAACTTATGGCCGATTTCGCGCTCACCACAAACGCTTGTTAGAGGTCATCAATTCTTTAATCGTTGGGGAATTTGGGGCGTATTTATTGGGCGATTTTTTGGACCTTTTCGTGCAATCGTACCATTAGTTGCAGGTATCTGTGCTATGCCACAACGTTATTTTCAAATTGCGAATTTAACATCAGCCATGATTTGGGCATTTGGGATTTTAGCGCCCGGTGCTTTTGGTTTGCAATGGCTTGCGAAATGGATCGGATAA
- the ubiD_2 gene encoding 3-octaprenyl-4-hydroxybenzoate decarboxylase, whose translation MRWLSHRGGALDFQEWCQKHPGERFPVSVALGADPATILGAVTPVPDTLSEYAFAGLLRGNKSEVVKCLSNDLEVPASAEIILEGYIEPGELAPEGPYGDHTGYYNEIDSFPVFTITHLTRRKDAIYHSTYTGRPPDEPAVLGVALNEVLVPILQKQFPEIVDFYLPPEGCSYRLAVVTMKKQYAGHAKRVMMGVWSYLRQFMYTKFVIVCDDDVNARDWKDVIWAITTRMDPARDTILMENTPIDYLDFASPVSGLGSKMGLDATNKWPGETDREWGRPIVMSDEVKQRVDTIWEQLDILK comes from the coding sequence ATGCGCTGGTTATCGCATCGTGGTGGTGCTTTAGATTTTCAAGAGTGGTGCCAAAAACACCCCGGAGAACGGTTCCCAGTTTCCGTCGCATTAGGGGCAGATCCTGCCACTATTTTAGGTGCGGTAACACCTGTGCCAGATACCTTATCTGAATATGCATTCGCGGGTTTATTGCGTGGTAATAAATCAGAAGTTGTAAAATGTCTTTCAAATGATCTCGAAGTACCAGCAAGTGCTGAAATTATCCTTGAAGGTTATATTGAGCCAGGAGAGCTCGCGCCAGAAGGGCCATATGGTGATCACACTGGTTATTATAATGAAATCGACTCTTTCCCTGTGTTTACTATTACGCATTTAACACGCCGTAAAGATGCAATTTATCATTCAACATATACCGGACGTCCACCTGATGAACCCGCGGTATTAGGTGTTGCACTTAATGAAGTACTTGTTCCGATATTGCAAAAACAATTTCCTGAAATTGTGGATTTTTATTTGCCTCCAGAAGGATGTTCTTATCGTTTAGCTGTTGTGACCATGAAAAAACAGTATGCGGGTCATGCTAAACGCGTGATGATGGGGGTTTGGTCTTATTTGCGACAATTTATGTACACTAAATTTGTGATTGTTTGCGATGATGATGTCAATGCAAGAGATTGGAAAGATGTGATTTGGGCAATTACGACCAGAATGGATCCTGCGAGAGATACTATTCTGATGGAAAATACGCCTATTGATTATCTCGACTTTGCTTCGCCTGTTTCTGGACTAGGGTCAAAAATGGGGCTTGATGCAACCAATAAATGGCCGGGTGAGACAGATAGAGAATGGGGCAGACCTATTGTGATGTCTGATGAAGTCAAGCAACGAGTCGATACTATTTGGGAACAGCTTGATATTCTTAAATAA